The nucleotide sequence GTTGCTGACGGTGGCGACGACGCTGGTGGGGATGCTGACGAGTAACGCCGTGCCTTTGGCGACCAGCTGTCCGATGCCGAACGCCGACACCAGCAACGGCACGGCGATGATGCCGCCGCCGATGCCGAACAGGCCCGACGCCACGCCCATCACCAACCCGAGGGCCACGTACCCGAACACCACCCACGGGGTCAGCGGAATCCTCTCCCCCCGGCCCGGTTCGACCAGCAGCAGCCGAACCGCGATTCCGAGAATGAACACGATGAACATCCACCGCAGCCATGCCAGGGGCAACCGGCGCAACAGGCGGCTGCCCACAAGGGCGCCGATGACCGCCCCGGCGGCGACGAAGACCCCGGCGATCACGTCGACGTCGCCGTGGACGAGGTAGGTTGCCGAGCTGACCACCGCGGCCGGGATGATCGCCAGCAGGGACGTGGCGGCGGCGCGCCGCTGGTCCATCCCTGCCCGCCAGACCAGCAGCGGGACCATCAGGATCCCGCCACCGATGGCGAAGAGTCCGGACAGGGCGCCGCCGACCGCGCCGATGAGCGCGAGCGTTCCCCATGATCCCGCAGAGGGCTGAGTGGTTGCCTGGGCGCTCGGCCGTCGGGCATCCGCGGCTGACGTCTGTGCTGGTCCGGCCGACGGTGCAAATATCGAGTTGGTCACGGGGGTCTCCTTGTGGTCGACGATGCTGACCTGTGGAGCCTGGGACGCCTCGCCGAGAAGAAAAAGGGGCAGTCGGCGCTGACAGTGTTCGGCGCTGCCGATCAATCAGTTTTCGATGGCGGACGGGCCCGCTCGTTGCCGTGGCGTAGGTGGCCCGGCAGGGTGTGCCAACCAGAGGGGACCTCGACGGTGAGCGCCAGGTGCACGAAGCGCGCGACGGCTGCGGTCTGCGCCCGGTCGGGGTTCCACTGCAGGGTGTAGGGGACCAGCTGCGCCGGTGCCACTGGCCGGGCAACGGTGCCCTCCGGGGCCGCCAGGACGGACCCGGTCATCAGGATCCAGTCGACTTCGGTCTGCGCCGTCCATGCCGTCGCTGACAGGTCCGTCGCGTCGAGCACCACCGCCAGCGGCGAACTGCCGGCTTCGGCGAGTGCCTGTCGCTGCGCCAGCGCCCACGCCGGGAACAGCGCATCACTGGGCGCTCCGAGCACATCGCGGGCCAGCTCGGCCAGTTCCACTTGCTGATGGGCCGCGAGGCGATGCTCTTCCCGTAGGCCGACCAGAAGGGTTTCGCCGCAGAACATCTCACCGACGACACCCGCGGCCTCCGGTATCCGCCCGCAGGTGAGCGCCACATCGATGGTGCCGTCGGCGATGGCGCGGGCAAGATCGGGCAACCACATGCGTTGCTGGGTGAGTTCGACGTCGGGCGCTCGGGCTGCAAGCGCCTGGCGCAGGTGCGGGGCCAGGATCGGCGCGACGGGCGGCGTGATTCCCAGCCGCAAGGTCCCGGCGTCACCATGGGCGATTCGTCGCACCGCTGCCGTGGCGGATGCGACATCATCGAGAATGACCTTCGCGCGGCCCAGCAGTTCGAACCCGGCGCCGGTCAGTGCCACCCGCCGCGTCGTGCGGGTGAACAACGGCGTTCCAAGCTGCCGCTCGAGACGCCGGACAAGCTCACTGAGCGTCGGCTGACCATATGCAGCTTCTCCGCTGCCCGCCCGAAGTGAAGCTCCGTCGCGACCGCCACGAAGGCCTCCACCTCGCGCAGTTCCATTCTTCCGAAGGGTACCGGCGGCTCCACCGGTCACACCAGATTGATCGCTGCAAATGATCAGTGCACATGACGATTGCCCATTTTTCCGGCTCCTTCGGCGGCCCATGCTGGGGTTGGTCATCATCACATCGCACCCGAGGAGACCTCATGGCTCGGATCACCACACCCTTCGATTTCAGCTCGACCGCTGCCGACGTGATCACCGGGATCGACCTGTCCGGGCGGCGAGCCGTCGTCACCGGCGGCGGCAGCGGCATCGGCCTGGAGACTGCACGCACTCTGGCCGGGGCCGGCGCCGACGTCACACTCGCTGTCCGCCGGCCCGGCGCCGCCGAGATGGCGGCGTCCGACATCAACGCCGCCATCGGTAGCACCAGGGTTCGAGTGGCGGCGTTGGATGTGGCCGACCAGGACTCGGTCGATGCGTTCGTCAGGACCTGGCGAGGGCCTCTGCACCTGCTGATCAACAACGCCGGCGTGATGGCCCTACCAGCACTGGAACGGACCGTGCAGGGATGGGAGATGCAATTCGCCACCAACCACCTCGGTCATCTGGCGCTCGCGACCGGCCTGCAGCCGGCCCTTGCGCAAGAGGGAGCCCGAATCGTCGCGTTGAGTTCCAGCGGGCACCTGATCTCGCCGGTTGTCTTCGACGACATCAACTTCAACTACCGGCCCTACGACCCGCTGCTGGCCTACGGTCAATCCAAGACAGCCACCGTGCTGTTCGCCGTCGCCGCGACCAACCACTGGGCACGCGACGGGATCACCGCCAACGCGGTGATGCCCGGTGCGATCGCGACCAACCTGCAACGACACACCGGGGGGCTGCGGACGCCCGCCGAGCGGCGCAAGACGCCCCAACAGGGAGCGGCGACCACCATCACGGCCGCGACGTCACCCCTACTGGAAGGGATCGGCGGACGCTACTTCGAGGACAACAACGAAGCCGTCCATGTCCATGACGGCAACGGCTGGGCCAGTGGCGTCGCTCCCTACGCGCTGGACCCCGACAACGCCGAACGGCTGTGGACAGCGTCCGATCGACTGCTCAGCACGAGCGCATGACCGGCCTTGGCCGCGCCGACAACCACAGAGCCGGCGATGGCGGCGGTTCAGTTCAGTTGACGGTGAACTCCTGGTGCATCCCGTCGGCGTAGTGGTTCTGCAGGTTGCACACCAGTTCGTAGCGGCCGGGGGCCAGGGTCAGCGTGACCCAGCCGACCTGACCCGCGGTGATGCCTTGGCCGGCCCCCGCGGCGCAGCTACCGGACGCCTCGCCCAGGCTGCCCGTCTCGGGGACCTTGCCGTCGGACCCGGCGATCCGTTGGCCGGAGGTGGCGGACGCGGTCAGCGGGAGAATCACCAGCTCATGGGTGCGCCACCCGACGTTCGATGCCACCAGGCTGACCTGGCCCCCTGCGACGGTGGCCGGGCTGGCGTTCAGCATCATGCGGGAGCTCATGGGCGCGACGCCGCCCATCATCGTCGTCATACCCATGTCGGCCAGTGTGACGTCGACCCGTTGCCCCGCAAGTGAACTCGGGGCAGAGCATGACAGCTGCGAGTAGGTGTAGCCCGGACCCGCGGCCATCATGCCGGGATAGCCGTGCTGGCTGGCAGCGTTCCCGCCCATCATTCCGGCGCCAGCCTGGGCGGCGGACTGACTGCTGCCGGCGGATTGACCGCCGCCGCAGCCGGCCACCGCCAGACCCACCAGGAACACCAGGAACACCAGGGGGAGGACACCGGAACGTCGAGGCATCAAAGATGTGAACATCGTTCCAGCACACCATGTTCTGAGGGGCAGAGCTGCGGCACAACGACTCTCGTGCCCGATCTTCAGCCCATGATGCTGATGACATTCGACCCTTGATTTTCTTCCCTCACTGCCGAGGTGTCACTGCCGTCGAGGGCGGCCCGCCCGCCGGACAGCTGCCCCAGTGGGTGCAGCCGCCGCAGCTCACTTCCGGGACGACGGGGAAATCATCACGGGTCAGGTGGCGGGTGGGTCGCTCAGAGCCGGAGCGAAACGCCGAAGCCGCAGACTGTTGGTCACCACGAAGATGGAACTGAGCGCCATCGCCGCGCCGGCGATCATCGGATTCAGCAGGCCGGCGGCGGCCAGCGGGATGGCTGCGACGTTGTAGGCGAACGCCCAGAACAGGTTTCCCTTGATGATGGCCAAGGTCCGACGGGACAGCCGGATCGCATCTCCGGCCACCCGCAGATCCCCGCGCACCAGGGTGAGATCTGCTGCCTCGATGGCGACGTCGCTACCGGTGCCCATGGCCAGACCAAGGTCGGCCTGAGCCAGCGCGGCGGCATCGTTCACTCCGTCGCCGACCATCGCCACCACCCGACCAGTGGCTTGCAGGTCTTTGATGGCCTGCACCTTCTGCGCCGGCAGTACCTCGGCCATGACGTCTTGCGGGAGGATCCCGACGTGGGCGGCGACTTCGTCGGCGACGCGCTGGTTGTCCCCGGTGAGCAGAATCGGGGTCAGCCCCAGCCGCCGGAACTGGGCGATCGCCGCCCTGCTGGTGGGTTTGACGGTATCGGCAAGCTTGATCAGAGCGCGTGCGGTGCCGTCGACAGCGACTGCGACGACGGTGACGCCGGCGGCCTCCGCTGCGGTTCTGGCCTGCATCAGCTGCTGATCCAGCGGACTTGAGCACTGCTCCAGCAATGCCGTTCGTCCGACCAGCACGCCGTGCCCTTCTACGGTTCCCTGTACGCCCAGCCCCTGGATGTTGCGGAAGTCCTGCACCGGCGGCAGTTCCGGGTGATCGGCCCGCGCCGCGGCGGTGATCGCCCGCCCGATCGGGTGCTCCGAGGCCGATTCCAACGCTCCGGCCCACCGCAGGATTCGCCGCACATCCATTTCCGGGTCGCCGTCGGCGGCGGCACCCTCTGCAGAGACCAGACCGGTGAGCGTCATCCGGCCGGTGGTGACGGTGCCGGTCTTGTCCAGCACGATCGTGTCCACCCGCCGAGTTGATTCCAGCACCTCGGGGCCTTTGATCAGCATGCCGAGCTGGGCTCCACGGCCGGTGCCGACCATCAGGGCCGTCGGGGTGGCCAGCCCCAGCGCGCACGGACAGGCGACGATCAGTACTGCCACGGCCGCGGTGAACGCCGCCGCGGCCCCGGCCCCGATGATCAACCAGAACGCGAGGGTAGCCAGGGCCAATCCGATGACGACGGGCACGAAGATGCCCGAGATCCGATCCGCCAGTCGCTGCACCTGCGCCTTGCCGTTCTGCGCATCGGTGACCAGCTTCGCCATCTGCGCCAGTTGGCTGTCGGCCCCGACCCGGGCGGCCCGGACCACCAGGCGTCCGCCGGAGTTGACGGAGGCGCCGATCACCGCATCGCCGACCGCCACTTCCACCGGTACCGACTCACCGGTGATCAACGAGTTGTCCACCGCGGACCGACCCTGGGTGATCACCCCGTCCGCGGCCACCTTCTCCCCCGGCCGGACCACGAACAGGTCACCGACGGCCAGTTGCTCGATGGGGATGCGGGTCTCCACGCCGCCGCGCAGCACCGCGACATCCTTGGCACCCAGCTGGATCAGCGCCCGCAGCGCCGCACCGGCCTCCTTCTTGGACCTGGCCTCCACATAGCGGCCGGCCAGCAGGAACGTGATGACGCCGGCGGCGGCTTCCAGGTAGATGTTCCCCGAACCTTCACCGCGGGTCAGGGTGAGTTCGAAGGGGTGCCGCATCCCGGTCATGCCGGCGGTGCCGAAGAACATTGCGTAGACCGACCAGCCGAACGCGGCCAACGTACCCATCGAGATCAACGTGTCCATGGTCGCAGCGCCGTGTCGCAGGTTGGTCCAAGCCGCCCGGTGAAAGGGCAGTCCGCCGTAGATGACGACCGGACCGGCCAGGGCCAGCGACGCCCACTGCCAGTTGTCGAACTGCCACCCCGGGACCATCGCCAGCACGATCACCGGTAACGAGAGCGCCAGGGAAATCAGCAGCCGCTGCCGTAACGCCCGGGCCCGGTCAGTACTCGTCGGCGGATCTTCGGGCTCGGCTGCCCGCGGTGGCGGCGGAAAGGTTGCGGTGTAACCGATCTTGACCACCTCGGCCACCAGATCCGCCGGCTGCACCGTGGTGGGAAAGCGGACCTGCGCCACCTCGGTGCTGTAGTTGACCGTTGCGGTCACTCCCTCGAGCTTGTTCAGTTTCTTCTCGATCCGGGCCGCGCAGGAGGCGCAGGTCATCCCGCCGAT is from Nakamurella sp. PAMC28650 and encodes:
- a CDS encoding sulfite exporter TauE/SafE family protein, producing MTNSIFAPSAGPAQTSAADARRPSAQATTQPSAGSWGTLALIGAVGGALSGLFAIGGGILMVPLLVWRAGMDQRRAAATSLLAIIPAAVVSSATYLVHGDVDVIAGVFVAAGAVIGALVGSRLLRRLPLAWLRWMFIVFILGIAVRLLLVEPGRGERIPLTPWVVFGYVALGLVMGVASGLFGIGGGIIAVPLLVSAFGIGQLVAKGTALLVSIPTSVVATVSNRRAGMVDIRAGLIIGAAAAAASVPAVYVAVSIPAATSSVLFAVLLLAVAAQLTVKAARHPHSAS
- a CDS encoding LysR family transcriptional regulator, whose product is MFTRTTRRVALTGAGFELLGRAKVILDDVASATAAVRRIAHGDAGTLRLGITPPVAPILAPHLRQALAARAPDVELTQQRMWLPDLARAIADGTIDVALTCGRIPEAAGVVGEMFCGETLLVGLREEHRLAAHQQVELAELARDVLGAPSDALFPAWALAQRQALAEAGSSPLAVVLDATDLSATAWTAQTEVDWILMTGSVLAAPEGTVARPVAPAQLVPYTLQWNPDRAQTAAVARFVHLALTVEVPSGWHTLPGHLRHGNERARPPSKTD
- a CDS encoding SDR family NAD(P)-dependent oxidoreductase, giving the protein MARITTPFDFSSTAADVITGIDLSGRRAVVTGGGSGIGLETARTLAGAGADVTLAVRRPGAAEMAASDINAAIGSTRVRVAALDVADQDSVDAFVRTWRGPLHLLINNAGVMALPALERTVQGWEMQFATNHLGHLALATGLQPALAQEGARIVALSSSGHLISPVVFDDINFNYRPYDPLLAYGQSKTATVLFAVAATNHWARDGITANAVMPGAIATNLQRHTGGLRTPAERRKTPQQGAATTITAATSPLLEGIGGRYFEDNNEAVHVHDGNGWASGVAPYALDPDNAERLWTASDRLLSTSA
- a CDS encoding cation-translocating P-type ATPase, whose product is MTCASCAARIEKKLNKLEGVTATVNYSTEVAQVRFPTTVQPADLVAEVVKIGYTATFPPPPRAAEPEDPPTSTDRARALRQRLLISLALSLPVIVLAMVPGWQFDNWQWASLALAGPVVIYGGLPFHRAAWTNLRHGAATMDTLISMGTLAAFGWSVYAMFFGTAGMTGMRHPFELTLTRGEGSGNIYLEAAAGVITFLLAGRYVEARSKKEAGAALRALIQLGAKDVAVLRGGVETRIPIEQLAVGDLFVVRPGEKVAADGVITQGRSAVDNSLITGESVPVEVAVGDAVIGASVNSGGRLVVRAARVGADSQLAQMAKLVTDAQNGKAQVQRLADRISGIFVPVVIGLALATLAFWLIIGAGAAAAFTAAVAVLIVACPCALGLATPTALMVGTGRGAQLGMLIKGPEVLESTRRVDTIVLDKTGTVTTGRMTLTGLVSAEGAAADGDPEMDVRRILRWAGALESASEHPIGRAITAAARADHPELPPVQDFRNIQGLGVQGTVEGHGVLVGRTALLEQCSSPLDQQLMQARTAAEAAGVTVVAVAVDGTARALIKLADTVKPTSRAAIAQFRRLGLTPILLTGDNQRVADEVAAHVGILPQDVMAEVLPAQKVQAIKDLQATGRVVAMVGDGVNDAAALAQADLGLAMGTGSDVAIEAADLTLVRGDLRVAGDAIRLSRRTLAIIKGNLFWAFAYNVAAIPLAAAGLLNPMIAGAAMALSSIFVVTNSLRLRRFAPALSDPPAT